The Solanum lycopersicum chromosome 6, SLM_r2.1 genome has a window encoding:
- the LOC101251888 gene encoding actin-depolymerizing factor 2 isoform X1 codes for MANAASGMAVHDDCKLKFLELKTKRAFRFIVFKIEEKQIIVEKLGEPAESYEDFCTHLPADECRYAVYDFDFLTKESVPKSRIFFIAWCPDTSKVRSKMIYASSKDRFKRELDGIQIELQATDPTEMGLDVFKSRAN; via the exons ATG GCTAACGCTGCATCAGGCATGGCTGTGCACGATGATTGCAAACTGAAATTTTTGGAGTTGAAAACTAAAAGGGCTTTCCGCTTCATAGTATTCAAGATCGAAGAAAAGCAAATCATTGTGGAAAAGCTTGGTGAGCCAGCTGAAAGTTATGAGGACTTCTGTACACACCTGCCTGCAGATGAGTGTCGTTATGCAGTCTATGATTTTGACTTTCTGACAAAGGAAAGTGTCCCAAAGAGCAGGATTTTCTTTATTGCATG GTGTCCCGATACCTCTAAGGTTAGAAGCAAAATGATCTATGCTAGTTCCAAGGATAGATTTAAGAGGGAGCTGGACGGAATTCAGATTGAGCTGCAAGCAACTGATCCTACTGAGATGGGTCTGGATGTTTTCAAAAGCCGTGCCAACTAA
- the LOC101251888 gene encoding actin-depolymerizing factor 2 isoform X2, which yields MAVHDDCKLKFLELKTKRAFRFIVFKIEEKQIIVEKLGEPAESYEDFCTHLPADECRYAVYDFDFLTKESVPKSRIFFIAWCPDTSKVRSKMIYASSKDRFKRELDGIQIELQATDPTEMGLDVFKSRAN from the exons ATGGCTGTGCACGATGATTGCAAACTGAAATTTTTGGAGTTGAAAACTAAAAGGGCTTTCCGCTTCATAGTATTCAAGATCGAAGAAAAGCAAATCATTGTGGAAAAGCTTGGTGAGCCAGCTGAAAGTTATGAGGACTTCTGTACACACCTGCCTGCAGATGAGTGTCGTTATGCAGTCTATGATTTTGACTTTCTGACAAAGGAAAGTGTCCCAAAGAGCAGGATTTTCTTTATTGCATG GTGTCCCGATACCTCTAAGGTTAGAAGCAAAATGATCTATGCTAGTTCCAAGGATAGATTTAAGAGGGAGCTGGACGGAATTCAGATTGAGCTGCAAGCAACTGATCCTACTGAGATGGGTCTGGATGTTTTCAAAAGCCGTGCCAACTAA